From the genome of Brassica oleracea var. oleracea cultivar TO1000 chromosome C4, BOL, whole genome shotgun sequence:
AGCCACCCTCTTCCCAACATTGACCGTTTAGTCGAGTCTACGGCCGGAAACGAGATGCTGACCTTCATGGACGCCTTCTCTGGATACAATCAAATAATGATGCACCCGGATGATCGCGAGAAGACAGCCTTCATCACAGATAAGGGAACCTACTGCTATAAGGTCATGCCGTTCGGTTTGAAGAACGCCGGAGCAACCTATCAACGACTTGTGAACAAGATGTTCGTAGACAAGCTGGGCATCACCATGGAAATGTACATCGATGACATGCTGGTTAAGTCGCTCCATGCCACTGACCACCTCCGTCATCTGCAAGAATGCTTCGAAACTCTCAACAAATACGGCATGAAGCTGAACCCAGCAAAATGCACGTTCGGAGTCTCTTCAGGCGAGTTCCTCGGCTACATAGTCACNNNNNNNNNNNNNNNNNNNNNNNNNNNNNNNNNNNNNNNNNNNNNNNNNNNNNNNNNNNNNNNNNNNNNNNNNNNNNNNNNNNNNNNNNNNNNNNNNNNNNNNNNNNNNNNNNNNNNNNNNNNNNNNNNNNNNNNNNNNNNNNNNNNNNNNNNNNNNNNNNNNNNNNNNNNNNNNNNNNNNNNNNNNNNNNNNNNNNNNNNNNNNNNNNNNNNNNNNNNNNNNNNNNNNNNNNNNNNNNNNNNNNNNNNNNNNNNNNNNNNNNNNNNNNNNNNNNNNNNNNNNNNNNNNNNNNNNNNNNNNNNNNNNNNNNNNNNACGCATGACCGGACCAGAGACGCGATACCCGACTCTGGAAAAGATGGCTTTAGCAGTTATCGAGGCAGCAAGAAAGCTTCGACCGTATTTCCAGTCACATTCAGTGGAGGTACTGATTGATCAACCTCTTTGAACGATACTCCAAAACACCAACAGATCTGGCAGACTCACGAAGTGGGCCATCGAACTCGGCGAGCTCGATATTACCTACAAGAACCGCACAGCGGCGAAGTCCCAAGTCCTCGCGAACTTCCTGGTCGAGTTGGCCCCAGAATTGGAACAAGATCTTATACTCCCAAGCTCAAACTGGACGCTTCACGTCGAAGGATCATCGACCACCAAGGGAGCAGGAGCCAGAGTCCAACTACAGTCCCCGACCGGAGAGCTAATCAGGCAGTCTTTTAGCTTTGGCTTTCCCGCGTCAAACAACGAAGCAGAATACAAATCTCTGATCGCCGGACTCCGCTTAGCAAAAGCCGTAAAATCTAAACGACTAAGCGCCTATTGCGACTCTCAATTAGTCGTCAGTCAGTTCAGCGGCGACTACGATGCCCGCAATGACCGAATGGATGCCTATCTCAAAATAGTGCAAAGCCTGACAGCAGAGTTCGGGTTCTTCGAACTCATCAAAGTTCCCAGAGGCGAAAACATCTGCGCCGACGCCCTCACGGCCCTTGGCAGCAAGCTTCGTGATCAAGTTAAACGAACCATCCCGATACATCGTATCGAGAAACCAAGCATCGATATTCCTATCGAACAAACCCTCGTTGCCCCGCTACTCCAGATGACGACGGATTTGGTCCTGATTGGAGAACTGANNNNNNNNNNNNNNNNNNNNNNNNNNNNNNNNNNNNNNNNNNNNNNNNNTTGGTCCTGATTGGAGAACTGAGTTTATCGATTACCTTTCGAAGGGAGAACTCCCAAACGACAAATGGGAAGCTCGCCGACTAAAAACACGCAGCGCCCATTACGTCGTTCTTGACGATGAACTACACCGCTGGACCGCGAGTAAAGTACTCCTAAAATGCATTCATGGCGAAGAGATAGCAAGGGTTATGACAGAGACGCACGAAGGCGCTGGCGGAAATCATTCGGGCGGACGTGCATTAGCAATCAAAGTAAGGAGCTTAGGCTTCTTCTGGCCAACAATGAACGCAGATTGCGAGTCTTACGCGAGAAGCTGCGACAAGTGCCAACGGCACGCACCTAGTATCCATTGTCCAACCGAAATGTTACGAACAAGCACCGCTCCATACCCGTTCATACGATGGGCAATGGACATCATTGGACCACTTCCCTGTTCCCGCCAAAGACGCTTCATCCTCGTCCTCACTGACTACTTTACTAAATGGATCGAAGCTGAAGCATACGCTCAAGTCACGGACAAAGAAGTCCGCGGTTTCGTCTGGAAAAATATTATTTGCCGCCACGGTTTACCTTATGANNNNNNNNNNNNNNNNNNNNNNNNNNNNNNNNNNNNNNNNNNNNNNNNNNNNNNNNNNNNNNNNNNNNNNNNNNNNNNNNNNNNNNNNNNNNNNNNNNNNNNNNNNNNNNNNNNNNNNNNNNNNNNNNNNNNNNNNNNNNNNNNNNNNNNNNNNNNNNNNNNNNNNNNNNNNNNNNNNNNNNNNNNNNNNNNNNNNNNNNNNNNNNNNNNNNNNNNNNNNNNNNNNNNNNNNNNNNNNNNNNNNNNNNNNNNNNNNNNNNNNNNNNNNNNNNNNNNNNNNNNNNNNNNNNNNNNNNNNNNNNNNNNNNNNNNNNNNNNNNNNNNNNNNNNNNNNNNNNNNNNNNNNNNNNNNNNNNNNNNNNNNNNNNNNNNNNNNNNNNNNNNNNNNNNNNNNNNNNNNNNNNNNNNNNNNNNNNNNNNNNNNNNNNNNNNNNNNNNNNNNNNNNNNNNNNNNNNNNNNNNNNNNNNNNNNNNNNNNNNNNNNNNNNNNNNNNNNNNNNNNNNNNNNNNNNNNNNNNNNNNNNNNNNNNNNNNNNNNNNNNNNNNNNNNNNNNNNNNNNNNNNNNNNNNNNNNNNNNNNNNNNNNNNNNNNNNNNNNNNNNNNNNNNNNNNNNNNNNNNNNNNNNNNNNNNNNNNNNNNNNNNNNNNNNNNNNNNNNNNNNNNNNNNNNNNNNNNNNNNNNNNNNNNNNNNNNNNNNNNNNNNNNNNNNNNNNNNNNNNNNNNNNNNNNNNNNNNNNNNNNNNNNNNNNNNNNNNNNNNNNNNNNNNNNNNNNNNNNNNNNNNNNNNNNNNNNNNNNNNNNNNNNNNNNNNNNNNNNNNNNNNNNNNNNNNNNNNNNNNNNNNNNNNNNNNNNNNNNNNNNNNNNNNNNNNNNNNNNNNNNNNNNNNNNNNNNNNNNNNNNNNNNNNNNNNNNNNNNNNNNNNNNNNNNNNNNNNNNNNNNNNNNNNNNNNNNNNNNNNNNNNNNNNNNNNNNNNNNNNNNNNNNNNNNNNNNNNNNNNNNNNNNNNNNNNNNNNNNNNNNNNNNNNNNNNNNNNNNNNNNNNNNNNNNNNNNNNNNNNNNNNNNNNNNNNNNNNNNNNNNNNNNNNNNNNNNNNNNNNNNNNNNNNNNNNNNNNNNNNNNNNNNNNNNNNNNNNNNNNNNNNNNNNNNNNNNNNNNNNNNNNNNNNNNNNNNNNNNNNNNNNNNN
Proteins encoded in this window:
- the LOC106338596 gene encoding uncharacterized protein LOC106338596, with protein sequence MQQSILNFLRKNVSTFAWSMADMKGIDPTITTHELNVDPTFKPIRQKRRKLGPDRSKAVNEEVDKLLGAGSIAEVRYPEWLANPRVCVDFTDLNKACPKDSHPLPNIDRLVESTAGNEMLTFMDAFSGYNQIMMHPDDREKTAFITDKGTYCYKVMPFGLKNAGATYQRLVNKMFVDKLGITMEMYIDDMLVKSLHATDHLRHLQECFETLNKYGMKLNPAKCTFGVSSGESGRLTKWAIELGELDITYKNRTAAKSQVLANFLVELAPELEQDLILPSSNWTLHVEGSSTTKGAGARVQLQSPTGELIRQSFSFGFPASNNEAEYKSLIAGLRLAKAVKSKRLSAYCDSQLVVSQFSGDYDARNDRMDAYLKIVQSLTAEFGFFELIKVPRGENICADALTALGSKLRDQVKRTIPIHRIEKPSIDIPIEQTLVAPLLQMTTDLN